ACAAACATGCCGTCCCTTGCTTCACTGCACTGTTGTAACATGGCTGCACGTTCACCTGTATTCATAATACCTCTGGTATTATCATCTACATTCAAGGTAACCAGTCTTTCTTGATCCACATAGAAAAACATCTGATTATCTTTACGTGGATCGTTTCTTTCATTCTTGACCGCATATAATAATGACCCGAATATCACGGGCTCCGTGCCGTTCATGAAGCGGACGGACAGGTAGTTGGACTCTACCTCCGGTATTTTGCGAAGCCAGTACTGCATTTCTGGAAATGCGTTCGTCAGTTCCTCCAAGGCATCAGCCATACTCTCCTGATCAGGTGCAACCCAATCCCACCACTCCCAATGGTCTGAGTAGGTAAGCTTGTCCCGACGCGCTTCCAGCTTGACTTTATCCACAATCACAAACATCCACTCCTGCATTCATACTGTTCATTAGAAAATCATTGATCCCAAAAAAAGGACACGTATGCATTCCATTGGAATCACGTGTCCTTCTCTATGCCGTGCTCAATATCGTCACCGATCTACATTTCATAATAATGAAGCATTCGACATAATCTGTTTTAATTTCTCAGTGGCTCGCTTTTGGATACGAGATACACTCATTTGGGATACTCCCAATTTCTGGGCAATTGCCCGCTGCGACTGACCATCCTGAAATGCCAAAATAAGCACTTTTTGTTCCTGTTCCTTCAATTGTCCCAATGCCTGCTGCAAGTCCATCCGCTTCTCAACCGAATCGAAGTCATTCACATCAGAACTGATTAGTTCGCCCAAAGTGGCTGCACTCTCATCCTGTGATAGCGGAGAATCCAGTGACACATAGTGGTAACATTCCCGACCAGCCAAGACTTCGATGGTTTCCTCAGGGGTTAAATCCAGGTATTCAGCAATCTCGTTCACACCTGGTGAACGCTCCAGCTTCACTGTCAATTCATCAATGGCATGCTGGACAAGTGCTCCCTTTTCCTTAATTCTACGGGGCACCTGAATATACCAGGACTTGTCCCTTAAATAATTCTTCATATGACCGATCATGCTCTTCATGGCATAAGGTTCAAACGGAATACCCAGATTAATATCGTATTGCTTGAGCAAACGAATTAGGGCCATCTGCCCGGTCTGATACAAATCCTCGTACAGATCGGGTCGGTTCCGCGCAATTTTACCTGCTGCCATCTTCACCATCGGTTCATATTTGCGGATAAGAACTGTTGCAATTTCGTTATCCTGGGTTTGCTGGTATTCCCAGATCAAACCTATTGCTTCAGACATGGACTCTGGGGGAGTCACTTTTTCATTCATACTTTCTCCTCACTTCTTGCAAGACGTTTTACGAGTACTACTTTCGTACCTTTGCCCGTCTCACTTTCCACACTGACATCGTCCATCAGAGCTTGCATCAGGTAAAATCCAAGTCCACCGATTTGGGCATCCGTCAGTTCTTTGTCATGAAGGCCTGCACGGGATACCGCCGGGTTAATGTTCTCGAAGCTGGCTCCTTCATCTTTGACGGTAATAGCCAGCGTGTCATTATCCACTTCGAACACAACCTCAACCATGCCGCCTTCGTGTGAGTAAGCATACAGTACAGAGTTATTACAGGCCTCGGATACAGCAACCTTCATATCCTCAATGTCCTCATAAGAAAATCCCATTTTGGACGCAACACCATAAAGATTGAGTCTTACAATATCAACGTAATCAGCTGTCGCCGGTAAATTAAGGGTGACTCTTTGAACTTCTGCATTCATTCCTTTTTCGATCCTTTCCTATTGGGAATTCTTCTGTGAGACAAAGAATTTGGCAATACCCGTCATATCAAAAAGTTTCTGAATTTGCGCAGGAACTTCCTGTACTTCAAAGCGAGCTTCCATTCCATGCCGTGCTTTCAGAACAGATAACAGGATACCAATCCCTGTACTATCGATGTACTTCAAGTCTTGCATGTTAATAATCAAATCTTGTTCCTTGTTGTCCACAAGCGGCTCCATCACTAAACGGAATTCAGGAGCAACCGACAAATCCAGTTCGCCAGTCAGATACACCGTGCACACGCCATCAAGTGTTTCTGTTCTTGCATTGAATTTTTCATTTTTATTTGTATTCATTAGACATCTCTCTCCTGATCAATGGTTTCTTTACCTAATAACCCATCTACAGCACATATGAAACAGTAATCGAATTAGCAAATATTTCAATTCGCCTGATTTATGGCCGATGCGTTGGATTTGAACCCTTGTCTTTCTTCCTGAAATCGGGACAACTTCTGTTTCACATTGCCCATTTTCACAGGTTTACTGATGTAATCGTCCATACCTACAGTGGAACATCGCTGCTGAATACCATCCATGACATTGGCGGTCATCGCTACTATAACCGGCTGCTGGTCTTGAGGAAGGCTCTCACGAATTCTGCGAGTACACTCCAATCCATCCATCACGGGCATTTGCAAATCCATAAATATATAATCATAATTGCGGTTCGCTAAAACCATCTCCAGCGCCTTCTTGCCATCTTCGGCGATATCTGCGACGAGTCCAAGCTTGCCCAGCATAATAGACATTAGTTTCTGATTAATAGGATGATCATCGACGATTAATACGCTTGGATGCATTTCATAATTTTTTTTAATGTCCGTAAGCTGATCTTCCCCCATACCTGTGGTCAGCTCAGTCTCGACATACCGCTGCGCTTGAATGGTAAATACAAACGTAGCACCACGCAGCTCCGACGTATCCAGATATATCTTTCCACCCATCATTTCAACGAGCGTTTTGCATATAGCCAGCCCCAAACCCGTTCCACCATACTTACGCGTCATGGATGTATCCAGTTGGGAAAACGGCTGGAACAGACGATCAACTTTGTCTGGCGCTATGCCTATTCCTGTATCTTTTACAGCAAACTCCAGCGTC
This window of the Paenibacillus marchantiae genome carries:
- a CDS encoding sigma-70 family RNA polymerase sigma factor, with amino-acid sequence MNEKVTPPESMSEAIGLIWEYQQTQDNEIATVLIRKYEPMVKMAAGKIARNRPDLYEDLYQTGQMALIRLLKQYDINLGIPFEPYAMKSMIGHMKNYLRDKSWYIQVPRRIKEKGALVQHAIDELTVKLERSPGVNEIAEYLDLTPEETIEVLAGRECYHYVSLDSPLSQDESAATLGELISSDVNDFDSVEKRMDLQQALGQLKEQEQKVLILAFQDGQSQRAIAQKLGVSQMSVSRIQKRATEKLKQIMSNASLL
- the rsbW gene encoding anti-sigma B factor RsbW — protein: MNAEVQRVTLNLPATADYVDIVRLNLYGVASKMGFSYEDIEDMKVAVSEACNNSVLYAYSHEGGMVEVVFEVDNDTLAITVKDEGASFENINPAVSRAGLHDKELTDAQIGGLGFYLMQALMDDVSVESETGKGTKVVLVKRLARSEEKV
- a CDS encoding STAS domain-containing protein; the encoded protein is MNTNKNEKFNARTETLDGVCTVYLTGELDLSVAPEFRLVMEPLVDNKEQDLIINMQDLKYIDSTGIGILLSVLKARHGMEARFEVQEVPAQIQKLFDMTGIAKFFVSQKNSQ